A section of the Hippea sp. KM1 genome encodes:
- the hutG gene encoding formimidoylglutamase has protein sequence MSSWTGRVDGQKREQLRWHQVVRVVDDIEQISRGRGFCIVGFASDEGVRRNKGRVGAKEGPSAIRGQLSSLAWHFGNVALYDVGDIEVEGNLEDAQERLSSAIAEIVKKGLFPIVLGGGHEVAFGSVKGVYDGLGEPVAVVNFDAHFDLREENVATSGTPFRQLERLYSRDGFRFDYMCVGIQRAANTIELFERAKALGVSWIDIDMIRFNSKAAIKQLSDFLKDKKHVHLTICSDVFAQSIAPGVSAPTPFGLFVDEFLSLFYVVLKSGKVVSFDIAEVSPVLDRDNATSKLAAYIVFRLVDGVVSNDFFKV, from the coding sequence ATGAGCAGTTGGACCGGAAGGGTTGATGGTCAAAAGAGGGAGCAGTTGAGGTGGCATCAGGTTGTAAGGGTTGTGGATGATATAGAACAGATAAGCAGAGGCAGGGGTTTTTGCATCGTTGGTTTTGCAAGCGATGAGGGCGTAAGGAGGAACAAGGGCAGGGTTGGGGCAAAAGAGGGGCCTTCTGCCATAAGGGGTCAGTTATCCTCGCTTGCATGGCATTTCGGCAATGTTGCCCTGTATGATGTTGGTGATATTGAGGTAGAGGGTAATTTGGAAGATGCACAAGAAAGGCTCTCATCTGCTATAGCAGAGATAGTAAAAAAAGGACTATTTCCTATAGTTTTGGGTGGTGGCCATGAGGTTGCCTTTGGCAGTGTTAAGGGGGTCTATGACGGTTTGGGTGAGCCTGTGGCTGTTGTGAACTTTGATGCCCATTTTGATTTAAGGGAAGAGAATGTGGCAACAAGCGGAACACCGTTTAGGCAGCTTGAGAGGCTCTATAGCAGGGATGGGTTTAGGTTTGACTATATGTGTGTGGGCATACAGAGGGCTGCAAATACCATAGAGCTATTTGAGAGGGCAAAGGCCTTGGGGGTTAGCTGGATCGATATAGACATGATAAGGTTCAACTCGAAGGCGGCTATTAAGCAGTTGAGCGATTTTTTGAAGGATAAAAAGCATGTCCATTTGACCATCTGCAGCGATGTCTTTGCGCAGAGTATAGCACCAGGCGTCAGTGCGCCAACGCCCTTTGGTTTGTTTGTTGATGAGTTTCTGTCCCTGTTCTATGTTGTTTTAAAAAGCGGTAAGGTCGTTAGCTTCGATATAGCTGAGGTTTCGCCCGTTTTAGATAGGGATAATGCAACATCAAAGCTTGCAGCATACATAGTGTTCAGGTTGGTGGATGGGGTTGTCTCTAACGATTTTTTTAAGGTTTAG
- a CDS encoding ABC transporter substrate-binding protein, with translation MRLKGFVLGVVLVFLTSAVSFAGGVIKIGFFAPLTGFAAADGASAKHGAMLAVQKINSNGGILGKKVKLVVYDDGVSSQQAVAIARKLIQQDRVVGVVSGSYSTPTRAAAPIYQRFRIPFVVAYATHPDITKAGNYVFRVGFLAKVEGRAGGYVATTMLHAKRIAVLTMDNDFGKALSEGFVNEAKKNGAKIVANLSFALGEKDMTPYLTKIKELNPDLIYCTGYYSEGALTVKQAKQLGIKAQLFGQEGFDSPMFLKIAGSSADGTIITTDLNRDSKRPIVKWFISQYRKQFKMEPDMVGASSFDAVYILAEAIKRAGSTDSAKIRKALASIKDFNGVTGNIHGFTAKGEVIKPVVLQKVENGKFTYFGVVDKEDVITP, from the coding sequence ATGAGGCTGAAGGGGTTTGTTTTGGGGGTTGTTTTGGTATTTTTAACATCTGCCGTTTCTTTTGCGGGGGGCGTTATAAAGATAGGCTTCTTTGCGCCTTTGACGGGATTTGCTGCAGCTGATGGAGCTTCAGCCAAACACGGGGCTATGCTTGCAGTTCAGAAGATCAACTCAAACGGCGGTATCTTGGGCAAGAAGGTCAAATTGGTTGTTTACGATGATGGTGTGAGCTCCCAGCAAGCTGTGGCTATAGCAAGAAAGCTCATACAGCAGGATAGGGTTGTGGGTGTGGTTAGCGGTTCATACTCCACCCCAACAAGGGCTGCAGCGCCGATCTATCAGCGCTTCAGGATTCCCTTTGTCGTTGCTTATGCCACCCATCCAGACATAACAAAGGCCGGCAACTATGTCTTCAGGGTGGGTTTTTTGGCCAAAGTGGAAGGCAGAGCTGGCGGTTATGTGGCAACGACGATGTTGCATGCCAAAAGGATTGCCGTTTTGACAATGGATAACGATTTCGGCAAGGCCCTTTCTGAGGGTTTTGTCAATGAGGCAAAGAAAAACGGAGCCAAGATCGTTGCAAACTTGAGCTTTGCCTTGGGCGAGAAGGATATGACGCCTTATTTGACAAAGATCAAAGAACTAAACCCAGACCTTATATACTGCACGGGTTATTACTCCGAAGGCGCTTTAACCGTTAAGCAGGCAAAGCAGTTGGGTATTAAAGCACAGCTCTTTGGTCAGGAGGGATTTGACTCGCCGATGTTCTTAAAGATCGCAGGAAGCTCAGCAGATGGAACAATCATTACAACAGACCTAAACAGGGATTCGAAAAGGCCTATCGTAAAATGGTTTATAAGCCAGTATAGAAAGCAGTTTAAAATGGAGCCGGATATGGTTGGTGCATCGAGCTTTGATGCTGTCTATATCCTTGCTGAGGCTATAAAGAGGGCAGGCAGCACAGACTCGGCCAAAATCAGGAAGGCTCTTGCCTCGATAAAGGACTTCAACGGCGTTACGGGCAACATACACGGTTTTACAGCCAAGGGTGAGGTCATAAAGCCCGTTGTTCTGCAGAAGGTTGAAAATGGCAAGTTTACCTATTTCGGTGTTGTCGATAAAGAAGATGTAATAACACCTTAA